The Trypanosoma brucei gambiense DAL972 chromosome 10, complete sequence genome has a segment encoding these proteins:
- a CDS encoding NADH-dependent fumarate reductase, putative: MLSTKQLLLRATSALVAGSSGVARDSPSLVGDPCDSVSPMRVVWGRFFKSLAPPAPSVVSCQKRFTSHGADGISSASIVVTDPEAAAKKRDRMARELLSSNSGLCQEDEPTIINLKGLEHTIPYRLAVVLCNSRSTGEFEAKAAEILRKAFHMVDYSLNCFNPESELSRVNSLPVGEKHQMSEDLRHVMECTISVHHSSGMGFDPAAGPIISRLRGAMRDHNDMSDISVTEAEVELFSLAQSFDVDLEEGTIARKHSEARLDLGGVNKGYTVDYVVDHLRAAGMPNVLFEWGGDIRASGRNIKGNLWAVAIKRPPSVEEVIRRAKGKMLKMGEEEQEEKDDDSPSLLHVVELDDEALCTSGDYENVLYHPKHGVAGSIFDWQRRGLLSPEEGALAQVSVKCYSAMYADALATVCLVKRDAVRIRYLLEGWRYVRSRVTNYFAYTRQGERLAHMHEIAQETRELREIRIAGSLPSRIVIVGGGLAGLSAAIEAASCGAQVILMEKEGRIGGNSAKATSGINGWGTRTQAKSDILDGGKYFERDTFLSGVGGTTDPALVKVLSVKSGDAIGWLTSLGVPLSVLSQLGGHSFKRTHRAPDKTDGTPLPIGHTIMRTLEDHIRNNLSERVTIMTHVSVTELLHETDTTPDGASEVRVTGVRYRDLSDVDGQPSKLLADAVVLATGGFSNDREENSLLCKYAPHLASFPTTNGPWATGDGVKLATSVGAKLVDMDKVQLHPTGLIDPKDPANTTKILGPEALRGSGGILLNKQGKRFVNELDLRSVVSKAINTQGNEYPGSGGCYFAYCVLNEDATNLFGGGALGFYGKKLGLFQRAETVEELAKLIGCDEGELRDTLEKYETCSKAKVACPVTGKVVFPCVVGTRGPYNVAFVTPSIHYTMGGCLISPAAEVLQEYKGLNILENHRPIRCLFGAGEVTGGVHGGNRLGGNSLLECVVFGKIAGDRAATILQKREIALSKTSWTSVVVRESRSGEQFGTGSRVLRFNLPGALQRTGLNLGEFVAIRGEWDGQQLVGYFSPITLPEDLGTISLLVRADKGTLKEWICALRPGDSVEIKACGGLRIDQDPVKKCLLFRNRPITRFALVAAGTGVAPMLQVIRAALKKPYVDTLESIRLIYAAEEYDTLTYRSILQRFAEEFPDKFVCNFVLNNPPEGWTGGVGFVNKKSLQKVLQPPSSEPLIVVCGPPVMQRDVKNELLSMGYDKELVHTVDGESGTL; the protein is encoded by the coding sequence ATGCTCTCAACGAAGCAACTTCTCCTTCGAGCCACATCTGCATTAGTGGCGGGAAGCTCTGGAGTTGCGCGAGACAGCCCTTCGCTTGTCGGCGACCCTTGCGACTCGGTTTCACCAATGCGGGTCGTATGGGGGCGCTTCTTCAAATCCCTAGCGCCACCCGCTCCCTCGGTTGTTTCATGTCAAAAGCGTTTTACGTCCCATGGCGCCGATGGTATTTCCTCGGCTTCGATTGTTGTCACTGACCCGGAGGCGGCAGCAAAGAAGCGTGACCGCATGGCGCGCGAGTTGCTCTCAAGTAATAGTGGTCTTTGTCAAGAAGATGAACCCACTATCATTAACTTAAAGGGGTTGGAGCACACGATTCCGTACAGGCTCGCCGTGGTTCTTTGTAACTCGCGCTCTACAGGTGAATTCGAAGCAAAGGCAGCTGAGATTTTGCGAAAGGCATTTCACATGGTGGACTACTCCCTCAATTGTTTCAATCCTGAAAGCGAGTTGTCGCGTGTCAACTCTCTGCCGGTGGGTGAGAAGCATCAAATGTCGGAGGATCTCCGGCACGTGATGGAGTGCACCATCAGTGTACATCACTCCAGCGGAATGGGCTTCGACCCGGCGGCAGGTCCAATTATCAGCCGACTTCGGGGGGCAATGAGGGACCACAACGACATGTCCGACATTTCCGTAACGGAAGCCGAGGTAGAGCTCTTCTCCTTAGCGCAAAGTTTTGACGTGGACCTCGAGGAGGGAACAATAGCTCGCAAGCACTCTGAAGCGAGGCTTGATCTTGGTGGTGTGAACAAAGGCTACACAGTTGATTATGTAGTGGATCATCTTCGTGCGGCCGGTATGCCAAACGTGCTCTTTGAGTGGGGCGGGGATATTCGAGCGTCGGGGAGGAACATCAAAGGAAACCTATGGGCAGTTGCTATCAAACGACCGCCATCTGTGGAGGAGGTGATTCGGCGCGCCAAAGGGAAAATGTTAAAaatgggggaggaggagcaggaagagaaggacgATGATTCTCCATCCCTGCTTCATGTGGTGGAGCTTGATGATGAAGCCCTTTGCACCAGTGGTGACTACGAAAACGTTTTGTATCATCCAAAGCATGGAGTGGCGGGGAGCATTTTTGACTGGCAGCGAAGGGGGCTACTATCTCCTGAGGAAGGGGCACTCGCTCAAGTGTCTGTGAAATGTTATAGCGCAATGTACGCTGATGCTCTGGCAACAGTGTGCCTTGTGAAGCGTGATGCTGTGAGGATTCGCTACTTATTAGAGGGCTGGCGTTACGTTCGAAGTCGTGTGACGAATTACTTTGCCTATACCCGTCAGGGCGAGCGGTTAGCACATATGCACGAGATAGCGCAAGAAACACGGGAGCTACGTGAAATACGGATTGCCGGGAGTTTGCCCTCCAGAATTGTTATTGTGGGTGGAGGTCTAGCGGGCCTTTCAGCGGCCATCGAAGCCGCAAGTTGTGGTGCACAAGTCATACTcatggaaaaggaaggaagaatcGGGGGGAACAGCGCAAAGGCTACATCAGGTATTAATGGGTGGGGGACGCGTACGCAGGCAAAGTCAGATATTCTCGACGGTGGAAAGTATTTTGAGCGTGACACTTTTCTCTCTGGCGTTGGCGGTACTACCGATCCTGCCCTCGTCAAAGTGCTCTCAGTTAAGAGTGGGGACGCAATTGGTTGGCTTACTTCTCTTGGTGTGCCACTCAGTGTCCTCTCGCAACTTGGTGGCCACAGTTTCAAGCGAACCCACCGTGCCCCGGACAAAACGGACGGGACACCCCTACCAATTGGTCATACGATCATGAGAACCCTCGAGGATCACATCCGTAACAACCTCTCTGAGCGAGTAACGATTATGACACATGTGTCCGTGACCGAGTTATTGCACGAAACCGATACAACACCTGATGGCGCCTCCGAAGTGCGTGTTACGGGTGTAAGATACAGGGACCTCTCCGATGTGGATGGCCAGCCATCAAAATTGCTTGCGGATGCCGTCGTTCTTGCAACTGGTGGTTTCTCCAATGACCGTGAAGAAAATTCACTGCTCTGCAAGTATGCGCCTCACCTGGCCAGTTTTCCAACGACAAATGGCCCCTGGGCGACCGGTGACGGGGTTAAACTCGCAACATCGGTTGGTGCAAAGCTTGTGGATATGGATAAGGTTCAGCTACACCCCACAGGGCTTATCGATCCAAAGGATCCCGCGAACACAACGAAGATTCTCGGCCCGGAGGCACTCCGAGGTTCGGGTGGGATATTACTCAACAAGCAAGGAAAGCGCTTCGTGAATGAACTTGACCTCCGCTCTGTTGTATCCAAGGCAATTAATACGCAGGGTAATGAATACCCTGGATCCGGTGGATGTTACTTTGCGTACTGCGTGCTCAACGAAGATGCAACAAACCTCTTCGGTGGCGGTGCACTGGGGTTCTACGGAAAGAAGCTTGGTTTGTTCCAGCGTgctgagactgtggaagagTTGGCCAAACTGATTGGCTGTGACGAAGGTGAATTACGGGATACGCTTGAAAAGTATGAAACTTGCAGCAAGGCCAAAGTTGCGTGCCCTGTGACGGGGAAGGTAGTATTCCCTTGTGTGGTGGGTACAAGGGGGCCGTACAATGTTGCTTTTGTCACGCCTTCCATTCATTACACAATGGGTGGCTGCCTCATTTCACCGGCTGCTGAAGTTCTTCAGGAGTACAAAGGTTTAAATATTCTGGAAAACCATAGACCGATTCGATGCTTGTTTGGTGCCGGTGAAGTGACGGGTGGTGTGCACGGTGGTAACCGCCTTGGTGGTAATTCGCTCTTGGAATGTGTGGTATTCGGGAAAATTGCGGGTGACCGTGCCGCAACAATACTTCAAAAACGTGAGATAGCCCTCTCCAAGACGAGTTGGACTTCCGTTGTTGTACGTGAGTCCCGCTCCGGCGAACAGTTCGGGACCGGCTCTCGTGTTCTTCGTTTTAACCTACCTGGGGCGCTGCAGCGCACAGGTCTCAATCTGGGCGAATTTGTGGCCATCCGTGGCGAGTGGGACGGCCAACAACTTGTTGGTTACTTCAGTCCAATTACACTACCAGAGGACCTTGGCACTATCTCCCTTCTGGTTCGTGCCGACAAGGGCACATTGAAGGAATGGATCTGCGCCTTGCGACCGGGCGACTCCGTCGAAATCAAAGCATGTGGAGGTCTTCGTATTGATCAAGACCCGGTAAAGAAGTGTCTGCTGTTTCGTAACCGGCCTATTACGCGGTTTGCTCTTGTCGCGGCAGGGACTGGTGTCGCGCCCATGTTGCAGGTTATTCGTGCGGCACTCAAGAAGCCTTACGTGGACACGTTGGAAAGCATCCGTCTTATATACGCCGCAGAAGAGTACGACACATTGACGTATCGCTCAATTTTGCAGCGGTTTGCGGAAGAGTTCCCCGACAAGTTCGTCTGCAACTTCGTTCTTAACAACCCACCCGAAGGGTGGACAGGTGGAGTGGGGTTTGTCAACAAAAAATCCCTGCAGAAGGTGCTGCAACCGCCATCGAGTGAGCCGCTGATTGTTGTGTGTGGACCGCCCGTGATGCAGCGCGACGTGAAGAATGAGTTACTGAGCATGGGTTATGACAAAGAGCTCGTTCATACGGTTGACGGCGAGTCGGGAACGCTGTGA